A genome region from Bufo gargarizans isolate SCDJY-AF-19 chromosome 2, ASM1485885v1, whole genome shotgun sequence includes the following:
- the LOC122926165 gene encoding transcription factor HES-5-like codes for MAPTTMTMASLSPKQKNKLRKPIVEKMRRDRINTSIEQLKLLLEKEFHKEQPNVKLEKADILEMAVSYLQQQKNQPQGIPVEHLKQDYNQGYSWCVKEALQFLCQYPKSGETQKQLLDHFKVPQNIPAFPYPCDQKKTFSASGPAKIWRPW; via the exons ATGGCACCCACCACCATGACTATGGCTAGCCTTTCACCAAAGCAAAAGAACAAA TTGAGGAAACCCATTGTGGAGAAAATGCGCAGAGATCGGATTAATACCAGCATCGAACAACTAAAGCTTCTGCTGGAAAAAGAGTTTCACAAGGAACAGCCCAATGTCAAACTGGAGAAGGCTGACATATTGGAGATGGCAGTGAGCTACCTGCAACAGCAAAAAA ATCAACCCCAGGGAATCCCTGTTGAACATCTAAAGCAGGATTACAACCAAGGCTATTCCTGGTGTGTCAAAGAAGCTCTACAGTTCCTATGTCAGTATCCAAAAAGTGGAGAGACACAGAAGCAATTGCTCGACCACTTTAAGGTCCCACAAAATATTCCTGCCTTTCCCTACCCTTGCGACCAGAAAAAAACCTTCTCGGCGAGTGGTCCAGCTAAGATATGGAGGCCTTGGTAA